The following proteins are co-located in the Kiritimatiellaceae bacterium genome:
- the rpsN gene encoding 30S ribosomal protein S14 codes for MAKTSSIVKNNKRMKLVKKYYAKRIELKTIIHNPKTSYEDRMAAFDKLRKLPRNANPVRVQSRCRVTGRPRAVYKKFGLSRITLREMASNGLIPGMTKASW; via the coding sequence ATGGCAAAAACGAGCAGTATCGTTAAAAACAACAAGCGCATGAAGCTGGTCAAAAAGTACTACGCCAAGCGTATCGAGCTGAAGACTATTATCCATAACCCGAAAACGTCCTACGAAGACCGCATGGCCGCCTTCGACAAGCTTCGCAAACTTCCGCGCAACGCCAATCCGGTTCGCGTCCAGAGCCGTTGCCGCGTAACCGGACGTCCGCGTGCCGTTTACAAAAAATTCGGTCTTTCCCGCATCACCCTGCGCGAAATGGCCTCGAACGGACTCATCCCCGGCATGACCAAAGCCAGCTGGTAA
- the rpmB gene encoding 50S ribosomal protein L28 yields the protein MAKCEMTGKGTVSGRRIVRKGLRKSKGGIGLHVTSATKRKFKANLQHVRIKDENGTVRRVWVSAKAIRSGLVTKA from the coding sequence ATGGCTAAATGTGAAATGACAGGTAAGGGAACGGTTTCAGGCCGCCGGATTGTCCGTAAGGGTTTGAGAAAGAGCAAAGGCGGTATCGGTCTGCACGTGACCAGCGCCACGAAACGTAAATTTAAGGCGAACCTTCAGCATGTCCGCATCAAAGACGAAAACGGCACCGTGCGCCGCGTCTGGGTTTCTGCCAAGGCGATTCGTTCGGGCTTGGTAACCAAAGCCTAA
- the hemW gene encoding radical SAM family heme chaperone HemW, producing the protein MSGLYIHIPFCERKCSYCAFYSVVSPSTELRAGNPWKKQEQFFSALGKEIKNLPEDFSPETIFIGGGTPTAPDIQMLESFFPSFEKFHPAEFSVEANPGTVDAAKLALLKRSGVNRLSIGIQSFDSRCLETLGRIHSAEQAEAAFRLARAAGFENISLDLIFGVPGQTMDMLESDLDRALALNPEHIAIYNLMYEEGTPLTKRNLPKLDEELERDMYDRIRGRLKAAGFVHYEISNFAKPGFECRHNRLYWNGGEYFGCGPAAHSHWKGTRWANVSDLDDYCANDPCREFEETLDPEAKERETLVMGLRQIAGVEVSSGLWKTLEETLRTLEKEGLLEIAGRHVRLTEEALFVSDAVFSELV; encoded by the coding sequence ATGTCCGGCCTGTACATTCATATTCCGTTCTGCGAGCGCAAGTGTTCCTACTGCGCTTTTTATTCTGTTGTTTCCCCTTCGACAGAGCTCAGGGCAGGCAACCCATGGAAAAAACAGGAACAGTTTTTCAGTGCTTTAGGGAAAGAGATTAAAAATTTGCCGGAAGATTTTTCGCCGGAGACCATTTTTATCGGCGGCGGTACGCCGACGGCTCCGGACATCCAGATGTTGGAATCGTTCTTTCCGTCATTCGAAAAATTTCATCCGGCGGAGTTTTCGGTCGAAGCCAATCCAGGAACCGTGGACGCGGCGAAGCTGGCGTTGTTGAAGCGAAGCGGCGTGAACCGGCTTTCTATCGGGATTCAGTCGTTTGATTCCCGCTGTCTGGAAACTTTGGGGCGGATTCATTCGGCGGAACAGGCGGAGGCCGCTTTCCGGCTGGCGCGCGCCGCGGGCTTTGAAAATATCAGCCTAGATCTGATTTTTGGTGTGCCTGGCCAAACGATGGACATGCTGGAGTCCGATCTCGACCGGGCGCTGGCTCTCAATCCGGAGCATATCGCAATTTATAATTTGATGTACGAGGAAGGAACGCCGCTGACAAAGCGCAATCTGCCTAAACTGGACGAAGAGTTAGAGCGTGACATGTACGACCGGATTCGCGGACGGTTGAAGGCCGCCGGATTTGTGCACTACGAAATTTCTAACTTCGCGAAGCCGGGGTTCGAGTGTCGGCATAATCGGCTCTACTGGAACGGCGGCGAATATTTCGGATGCGGCCCGGCGGCGCATTCGCACTGGAAAGGGACACGCTGGGCGAACGTTTCCGATCTGGACGATTATTGCGCGAACGATCCTTGCCGGGAGTTTGAGGAAACGCTCGATCCGGAGGCGAAGGAGCGCGAGACTCTGGTGATGGGATTGCGACAGATTGCGGGTGTCGAGGTTTCTTCCGGCCTCTGGAAAACCTTGGAGGAAACGCTTCGGACTTTAGAAAAAGAGGGCTTACTGGAGATTGCCGGACGGCACGTCCGGCTTACCGAGGAAGCCCTTTTTGTGAGCGATGCGGTGTTTTCGGAATTGGTGTGA
- a CDS encoding Bro-N domain-containing protein, which produces MNNLVLFEEKQVRRVWNEADQKWYFAIQDVLEILTGSSDVKQYVKKLKSRDPELNSNWGTICTLVEMTAADGKKRKIQSANIEGILRLIQSVPSPKAEPFKRWLAKVGYERLQEIENPEIAAQRVKEIYRQKGYSEDWIEKRMRGIAVRDELTDEWKRRGVKEQLEYAILTAEISKATFGMTPTEYRDFKALNHTGDNLRDHMTDLELIFTMLGEASTTEIARNTEAQGLPENRKAARAGGKVAGNARKELEKKSRRKVSIRTNYKELPESRRRLTDQSGAEN; this is translated from the coding sequence ATGAACAATCTGGTTCTGTTTGAGGAAAAGCAGGTGCGGCGGGTTTGGAATGAGGCCGATCAGAAGTGGTATTTCGCCATTCAGGATGTGCTCGAAATCCTGACCGGCAGTTCCGATGTGAAGCAGTACGTCAAAAAGCTCAAAAGCCGTGACCCGGAGCTGAATTCGAACTGGGGTACAATTTGTACCCTGGTTGAAATGACTGCGGCAGACGGCAAAAAGCGCAAAATCCAGTCCGCGAATATCGAGGGAATCCTCCGCCTGATCCAGTCTGTGCCATCGCCGAAGGCCGAGCCGTTTAAGCGCTGGCTGGCGAAAGTCGGCTATGAACGCCTGCAGGAGATCGAAAACCCCGAGATTGCGGCTCAGCGCGTAAAAGAGATTTACCGGCAAAAAGGCTACTCCGAGGATTGGATCGAGAAGCGGATGCGCGGCATTGCGGTTCGTGATGAGCTGACCGACGAGTGGAAGAGGCGCGGAGTTAAGGAACAGCTGGAATATGCCATTTTAACCGCCGAAATCAGCAAGGCGACGTTCGGGATGACTCCGACGGAATATCGCGACTTCAAGGCACTGAACCACACTGGTGACAACTTGCGTGACCACATGACCGATCTGGAGCTGATTTTCACTATGCTGGGCGAAGCTTCCACTACGGAAATTGCCCGCAATACCGAGGCGCAGGGACTTCCGGAAAACCGAAAGGCGGCCCGTGCCGGAGGTAAGGTGGCAGGGAATGCCCGCAAGGAGCTGGAGAAAAAGAGCCGACGAAAGGTTTCAATCCGCACGAACTACAAGGAACTGCCGGAGAGTCGCCGCCGGTTGACGGATCAGTCCGGAGCGGAAAACTGA